ACTCAAAAGACCCGGAACAGTTCCACAAAATCTTTGAGGAGCTCGGATTTGCCTATGTGGACGATGGCTGTGACGGGTTCTGTCCTGAATGTGAGCAGATGTTGAAGTGTAAGGTCTATGAACAGATAAAGGATGAATGGGAGTGGATTTATCAGTGACGCTGGTTGATTTCGACAAAGCTGTTACCTTAACGAGACGATCATAAAGGAGTGTTATGCTGACGGCTAAGAAGGACAAGAGGTATCGCATTACTCCGAATCCCAGACTTACCAGGCTAAAGGTACTTGATGCAACCCCGCAATTCATACGCTGCTATGTGGCGGGCCAAATGGCAGCTGCGCGGCGTGACCCACACATGCGAGAGGTATTAGGAATTTGTGATGGTGATATACCTGAAGATTCTTTTGTAAAGGCGTTCGGTAGGCATCTTCAAAAAAATTTGTCGGAAGAAGATTTAAATTGGTTAAAGGACCATTCCTCTTCACTGCCAGGAAAATGTGCGCCTGAAAAGTGGCTTCAAAACCTTTTAGTAAAACACGATTTCTTAAGAAAGATTGCGGAGTTATTATCTGCCGATGAAGAAGATGTTTTGCCAATTTTTAATGCTGTTGCGCAATTAGACCATCATGATATTTTGTTTGAATTATCGTCGCGCTTGGGTCGGTCAGTTGAGGAACTTAAGAATATTGTTAGCCTAGCCATAAGTCAAACATTTCCGAAAGAATTCGAAATGATTGTGGCGGCAGTTGAGAAGCTATTGACACAAGGGAAAGGGACGGCATCAACAAGATAGAACAAGAGGTAACTATACTTAATTACAGGAAACGATTAACTAATGAAAAACTGCAAATACAACATACCGTTACAGGAAAACTTGGAATTTGAAGCAGTCGATAAGGCTATGGGATCAATCGAAACAAGCGCGCTAACACTTTCGGAAGAAGCTGTTTCAGCTTCAGTTAACCGTTACAAGCAGAACGGCGCTGCTAAGAAAGTTCTTGGCGCTGTTTATACACCTCCACGGGTCGCATCTGCGCTGGTCCGATGGGCTATTCGTTCGCATCATGATAAAGTCCTCGACCCTTCCTGCGGGGACGGCGTTTTCCTGAAGGCCGCCAAGGAACATATGATAGCCATTGGAAATAAGAAGCCTTTTTGTATGGGCGTAGATATTGACCCCAAAGCTGCTGCTGAATCCAGTGCAATCTGCGCTGATTTTTTTGAATGGGCGCTGGATGCCCCGAGATTTGACGCCATTGTCGGAAATCCACCTTTTATTCGCTCTCATCTTTTCCCGGAGCCCAGCAGAAAGGTAGCGTTTCATCAGATGGGAAAAATGGGATTGCATCCATCCCGGCTTATGAGCACATGGGTCCCATTTGTGGCGATAAGCTCCAAACTTCTGACGGAAAATGGAAGGATGGCATTTGTTATCCCCGAAGAACTGCTCCACGTGAGCTATGCGGAAGAGCTGCGGCGATTACTCCTCAAGTTTTTCAGAAGGGTCATAATTTGTGTTCCTAACGGCAGTATTTTTTCAACCGTCCAACAATCCGTTGTGCTTCTCCTTTGTGAGAATGAAACTTCGGGTCCGGCAGGCTTGCTGACCATATCCTTTTCTCAGCTTGAAAAAGGGCCTCCCTACGACACAGACTCGGCGCCAGAATGGGACTGGACGCCGAAATGGACTCACGTTTTTCTTTCGGCGGACGAGCGAAGCTTCGTGAGCAAAGTTTTTTCCGGCCTGGGATGGAAGCCCTTGAGTGAATACGGACGTGTAGAAGTGGGCGTAGTT
This region of Thermodesulfovibrionales bacterium genomic DNA includes:
- a CDS encoding N-6 DNA methylase is translated as MKNCKYNIPLQENLEFEAVDKAMGSIETSALTLSEEAVSASVNRYKQNGAAKKVLGAVYTPPRVASALVRWAIRSHHDKVLDPSCGDGVFLKAAKEHMIAIGNKKPFCMGVDIDPKAAAESSAICADFFEWALDAPRFDAIVGNPPFIRSHLFPEPSRKVAFHQMGKMGLHPSRLMSTWVPFVAISSKLLTENGRMAFVIPEELLHVSYAEELRRLLLKFFRRVIICVPNGSIFSTVQQSVVLLLCENETSGPAGLLTISFSQLEKGPPYDTDSAPEWDWTPKWTHVFLSADERSFVSKVFSGLGWKPLSEYGRVEVGVVTGDNNFFIVPESKVKKLKADNLFTPIITSARELQGIQFAAQDFKNLARNGNSLFLISTAESLKNLPQSLQEYLSEGIKEGIHQRYKCRIRDPWYAVPSIWPADAILLRQAGEVPRLVHLTRKCTSTDTVHRVRWRKQSLGKLHAASFMNTFTLIACELTGRSYGGGVLELMPSEANNIPLPPPMPLLGAFFDEIDSLARQRHFDKTSELIDQIVVPKTFTRNDLLIARTILAKLITRRKNKKNGHS